A part of Aspergillus flavus chromosome 1, complete sequence genomic DNA contains:
- a CDS encoding uncharacterized protein (of unknown function-domain containing protein), producing MSYNTPDLSSVLATLSALSNQSQPQAQAHPQHQQPYTTNKNTQNVPEDDTDTYEPSETINPLTPSPNIPHPKPQAHPQHPKPPTFHLPDTSTITTWPPALKSIMRTLSTNEDLQRKIRFLIQRQHDHERQWWAGREALVRKQKARVEKKKELDAVLRSVGAPVDEKEISTAEEDRAELTNYDLKVYKASKQMADAMTGELRTLQIPFFSIKQSLVLDSAGSAHLPGIGRDELAVLRRRMLELLQDFCKE from the exons atgtCCTACAACACCCCCGACCTCTCCTCCGTCCTAGCAACCCTCTCAGCATTATCCAACCAATCCCAACCCCAAGCTCAAGCTCATccacaacatcaacaaccataTACCACCAACAAGAACACCCAAAATGTTCCAGAAGATGACACAGACACCTATGAACCCTCCGAAACAATCAACCCCCTAACACCATCCCCAAACATCCCccaccccaaaccccaaGCACATCCCCAGCACCCAAAACCACCCACCTTCCACCTCCCAGACACCTCCACAATCACGACCTGGCCCCCAGCTCTGAAAAGCATTATGCGCACCCTCTCTACCAACGAAGATCTGCAACGGAAAATCCGGTTCCTGATTCAGCGCCAGCATGATCATGAACGGCAGTGGTGGGCGGGGAGGGAGGCGCTGGTGAGAAAGCAGAAGGCtagggtggagaagaagaaggagttGGATGCTGTTTT AAGGTCTGTGGGCGCGCCGgttgatgagaaggagatttCG ACGGCCGAAGAAGACCGCGCTGAGTTGACCAACTACGATCTGAAGGTCTACAAGGCGTCGAAGCAGATGGCCGATGCCATGACGGGGGAGCTGCGGACATTGCAGATTCCCTTTTTCAGTATTAAGCAGAGTCTAGTCTTGGACTCGGCGGGGTCGGCTCATCTTCCTGGGATCGGGAGGGATGAACTGGCGGTTCTACGACGGAGGATGTTGGAGTTGTTGCAGGATTTTTGTAAGGAGTGA
- a CDS encoding cytochrome oxidase c assembly-domain-containing protein → MSRSAADATRFTATGPYAHSKPGAAPYKLPGFMANAQSQGSGNGGRQETPKEKVERLRAQARAARMAQSTSRVDTMIDFGRRFANKAHKTMVYTLIAASGICGALTVYSMVSLTLYNRRQRALWIEKELQTLQDAKTAFASGTATPAQLELLKNEKIGEIYEQKKQEEKAQRPWNKFKRYLFEGLSSEDAASKVEGAAENNKPGVLEALNAKAAEEAKAAAAVPAAVQQPGQLDALAENAETAAKQTSKSWKSWLTGR, encoded by the exons ATGTCCCGATCCGCCGCAGACGCAACCCGTTTCACGGCCACAGGCCCCTACGCGCATTCCAAGCCCGGTGCCGCCCCCTACAAGCTCCCCGGCTTCATGGCGAACGCTCAGTCGCAGGGATCCGGCAACGGTGGTCGTCAAGAGACGCCGAAAGAGAAGGTCGAGCGGTTGCGGGCCCAGGCTAGGGCGGCCCGGATGGCGCAGTCGACTTCACGCGTGGATACCATGATCGATTTTGGGAGACGGTTCGCCAACAAAGCGCATAAGACTATGGTTTATACGCTTATTGCTGCTTCGG GTATCTGTGGAGCGTTAACGGTCTACTCGATGGTGTCTCTTACGCTATATAATCGTCGTCAACGGGCGCTGTGGATCGAGAAGGAATTGCAGACGTTGCAGGATGCGAAGACGGCGTTTGCCAGCGGAACCGCCACACCGGCACAGTTGGAATTGCtcaagaacgagaagatcgGCGAGATCTACGAACAGAAGAaacaggaggagaaggcgcAACGGCCCTGGAATAAGTTCAAGCGGTATTTGTTCGAAGGGTTGAGCTCAGAGGATGCTGCCTCGAAGGTGGAGGGTGCAGCGGAGAATAACAAGCCGGGGGTGCTGGAGGCGCTGAATGCAAAGGCTGCGGAGGAGGCAAAGGCCGCTGCGGCTGTCCCTGCTGCTGTGCAGCAACCGGGTCAGTTGGATGCTCTGGCGGAGAATGCGGAGACCGCTGCAAAGCAGACCtcgaagagctggaagagctggctCACCGGTCGGTAA
- a CDS encoding 3-deoxy-D-arabino-heptulosonate 7-phosphate synthase (phospho-2-dehydro-3-deoxyheptonate aldolase, phenylalanine-inhibited) — protein sequence MPLVNTTEVNEDTRVLGYDPLLSPQYLQSEIPAPAEATATVRSGRNQAVEIIEQRDDRLLVMVGPCSIHDPATALEYATRLKELAGKLSSDLCIIMRAYLEKPRTTVGWKGLINDPDIDESYNINKGLRISRKLYADLTSMGMPIASEMLDTISPQYLADLISLGAIGARTTESQLHRELASGLSFPIGYKNGTDGNLVVAIDAIGAAAHPHRFLGVTKQGLAAITKTSGNEHGFVILRGGSKGTNYDRESIRQAREALRSKKQREVLMVDCSHGNSNKNHRNQPLVAKEVADQMREGQDAIVGVMIESNIHEGNQKVPAEGPKGLKKGVSITDACIDWETTVTVLEDLADAVRARRAAKASSA from the exons ATGCCCCTCGTTAACACAACAGAGGTCAATGAGGACACTCGTG TCCTTGGATACGATCCATTGCTGTCCCCTCAGTACCTTCAGTCCGAGATCCCAGCT CCTGCAGAAGCCACTGCCACTGTCCGCTCGGGCCGTAACCAAGCCGTTGAGATTATTGAGCAGCGCGATGACCGTCTGCTGGTGATGGTCGGCCCCTGCTCCATCCATGACCCTGCCACCGCTCTGGAATATGCCACCCGTCTCAAGGAGCTCGCTGGGAAGCTCTCCTCCGACCTTTGCATCATCATGCGCGCTTATTTGGAGAAGCCCCGCACCACAGTGGGATGGAAGGGTCTGATTAACGACCCGGATATTGACGAATCctacaacatcaacaagggTCTGCGCATCTCACGTAAGCTCTACGCCGATCTGACCAGCATGGGCATGCCTATTGCCAGTGAGATGCTCGATACCATCTCTCCCCAGTACCTTGCGGATCTCATCTCACTCGGCGCCATCGGTGCCCGTACGACCGAGTCCCAATTGCACCGTGAGCTGGCCTCCGGTCTGAGTTTCCCCATTGGCTACAAGAACGGCACGGACGGCAACCTCGTCGTCGCCATTGATGCTATTGGTGCTGCCGCTCACCCCCACCGTTTCCTCGGTGTCACTAAGCAGGGTCTCGCGGCCATCACCAAGACCTCCGGTAACGAGCACGGTTTCGTGATCTTGCGTGGAGGCAGCAAGGGTACCAACTATGACCGGGAGAGCATCCGTCAGGCTCGCGAAGCCCTGCGTAGCAAGAAGCAGCGTGAGGTGCTCATGGTCGACTGCTCCCACGGCAACTCCAACAAGAACCACCGCAACCAGCCCCTGGTCGCCAAGGAAGTCGCCGACCAGATGCGCGAGGGCCAGGATGCTATTGTTGGTGTCATGATCGAGTCCAACATTCATGAGGGCAACCAGAAGGTCCCTGCCGAGGGCCCGAAGGGCCTTAAGAAGGGTGTCAGCATCACGGATGCCTGCATTGACTGGGAGACCACCGTCACCGTGTTGGAGGATCTCGCCGATGCCGTCCGCGCTAGACGTGCCGCCAAGGCATCCAGCGCCTGA
- a CDS encoding putative 3-ketoacyl-CoA thiolase, with product MASPIPQGLRQVLQKSPNDIVILSSLRTPVTRAKKGGFKDAYPEELLANVLKATLEANPKLDPALIEEVAIGSVLQELGGAKAGRMAQIHAGFPHTVPFHTINRQCSSGLAAITAIGNGIRAGALNIGVGGGMESMTRNYGSRAIPTVLWPELKESPSKDSRDCIMPMGITSENVASRYGISREDQDVFAAESHKKATAAQNAGLFDSEIVPVKTLSFDPENPDAPPKEITVTKDDGVRPNISVEKMASLKPAFSPTGASTAGNSSQVSDGAAAALLMRRSTATELGLTSSIKGRWVGTAVAGCAPDEMGVGPAVAIPKLLQQLDMSVSDVNIWEINEAFASQALYSIRKLGIDEAKVNPKGGAIAIGHPLGATGARQLATLLPEMERTGQEVGVVSMCIGTGMGMAGMFVRE from the coding sequence ATGGCATCTCCAATTCCCCAGGGCCTCCGCCAGGTCCTCCAGAAGTCCCCCAATGACATTGTCATCCTTTCCTCACTGCGTACCCCCGTCACTCGTGCGAAGAAAGGCGGTTTCAAAGATGCCTACCCCGAAGAACTCCTCGCCAATGTCCTCAAGGCGACCCTTGAAGCGAACCCCAAACTCGACCCAGCCCTGATTGAGGAAGTCGCTATCGGCTCCGTTCTCCAAGAGCTCGGCGGTGCAAAGGCTGGCCGTATGGCTCAGATTCACGCAGGCTTCCCCCACACGGTTCCCTTCCACACAATCAACAGACAATGTTCGTCCGGTCTAGCTGCTATTACCGCGATCGGCAACGGAATCCGGGCAGGCGCTCTCAACATTGGTGTCGGTGGAGGAATGGAGTCCATGACCCGGAATTACGGATCTCGCGCTATCCCCACCGTGCTGTGGCCCGAGCTCAAGGAGTCGCCGTCGAAGGACTCTCGGGACTGCATCATGCCTATGGGTATTACCTCCGAAAACGTTGCTTCTCGTTACGGTATCTCGAGGGAGGACCAGGACGTATTTGCCGCCGAGTCGCACAAGAAGGCTACTGCTGCGCAGAACGCTGGTCTGTTCGACTCCGAAATCGTGCCCGTGAAGACCCTCTCCTTTGACCCTGAAAACCCCGATGCGCCCCCGAAGGAAATCACCGTCACAAAGGATGATGGTGTCCGCCCCAACATCTCCGTCGAGAAGATGGCCAGTCTGAAGCCAGCCTTCTCCCCGACTGGTGCTAGCACCGCCGGAAACAGCTCGCAGGTCAGCGACGGTGCTGCCGCTGCACTGCTCATGCGTCGTTCCACCGCGACCGAACTCGGACTGACATCCTCCATCAAGGGCCGCTGGGTCGGCACCGCTGTTGCTGGTTGTGCTCCCGATGAGATGGGTGTTGGACCTGCTGTTGCTATtcccaagcttcttcagcagcTCGACATGAGCGTCTCCGATGTTAACATCTGGGAGATCAACGAGGCTTTTGCCTCCCAGGCGCTCTACTCTATCCGCAAGTTGGGTATTGACGAGGCCAAGGTCAACCCTAAGGGTGGTGCTATTGCCATCGGTCACCCGCTCGGTGCCACTGGAGCTAGACAGCTCGCCACTCTCCTGCCCGAGATGGAGCGTACCGGCCAGGAAGTCGGTGTTGTCAGCATGTGCATTGGAACCGGTATGGGAATGGCTGGTATGTTTGTTCGGGAGTAA
- a CDS encoding ribosomal subunit 39S-domain-containing protein yields MRCQARTTTHVTGCLDEPPNGNHETFLKVAEVRNSCHTTAMRPSLRLLNLEVSSLQGSRTLYVCSVCRQEARPRPLVARQFLRNASNATPITERVRRKIWGTDNPPGLKDPYGGEGVLERKFKKDQPARQEEEPENLAQTSEQTQVENEAELASAEAYEPATTWEGLQRVGHLGRWSDLPPSEADAYESFMLKKKVTKKGQLSLAAHQAAVEVSLMHSLNKPLSKVCDVVEHDKSVFKMLWKCKIQPGEWKQAVVYPSKEAEKALVYIFEQIGGQPESAVAEETAEEVEEAVDESKWEDLVAEVNDSNVPFFGYADVRDKGFLSLSLSDPATKFAFLKRFSQLSGHYLPDPVVHSVATVGQVVEYVQSVLNPKPKKLADYLANSQGLQNLPNVKVFAKKQKPMDRDEELGRKKVIEAELRSRGLIDQKCKRCQH; encoded by the exons ATGCGATGCCAAGCCCGGACTACAACTCACGTGACGGGGTGCCTGGATGAACCTCCGAACGGGAATCATGAAACTTTTCTAAAGGTGGCTGAAGTCCGCAATTCGTGTCACACCACAGCCATGCGTCCTTCATTGCGGTTGTTAAACCTGGAGGTATCGTCCCTCCAGGGCTCTCGGACTCTCTACGTCTGCTCAGTTTGTAGACAAGAAGCACGCCCACGCCCATTGGTCGCCCGGCAATTCCTGCGCAATGCGTCCAACGCAACCCCGATCACCGAACGAGTGCGCCGCAAGATTTGGGGTACAGACAACCCGCCCGGCCTGAAGGATCCCTACGGTGGAGAAGGTGTTCTGGAACGGAAATTCAAGAAAGACCAGCCTGCTAGGCAGGAGGAGGAGCCGGAGAATCTCGCCCAGACCTCAGAACAGACTCAGGTCGAGAATGAAGCGGAGCTCGCTTCCGCTGAGGCGTATGAGCCTGCAACTACATGGGAAGGACTTCAGCGTGTGGGTCACTTGGGCAGGTGGTCCGACTTGCCTCCCTCTGAGGCCGACGCTTATGAATC GTTTATGCTCAAGAAGAAAGTCACCAAGAAGGGCCAACTGTCGTTAGCCGCCCACCAAGCGGCAGTCGAAGTTAGCCTGATGCACAGTCTGAACAAGCCTTTGTCGAAGGTCTGCGATGTCGTCGAGCACGATAAATCAGTTTTCAAGATGCTCTGGAAGTGCAAGATCCAGCCCGGCGAGTGGAAACAGGCCGTGGTCTATCCTAGCAAGGAAGCCGAGAAGGCTCTCGTTTATATCTTCGAACAGATCGGCGGTCAGCCCGAGTCTGCCGTTGCGGAAGAGACAGCggaggaggtcgaggaggcCGTTGATGAGTCAAAGTGGGAGGACCTCGTTGCGGAGGTGAATGATTCGAACGTTCCCTTCTTCGGATACGCCGATGTTCGGGACAAGGGCTTCCTGTCTCTCTCATTGAGCGACCCTGCTACGAAGTTTGCT TTCCTGAAGCGGTTCTCTCAGCTGAGCGGCCATTACCTCCCGGATCCTGTCGTTCACTCGGTTGCCACGGTCGGACAGGTAGTTGAATACGTCCAGTCGGTTCTTAACCCCAAGCCTAAGAAGCTGGCAGATTACCTGGCCAACAGCCAAGGTCTCCAAAACCTGCCCAACGTCAAAGTCTTcgccaagaaacagaagcCAATGGATAGGGACGAGGAGTTGGGCCGGAAGAAGGTCATCGAGGCTGAGCTTCGTTCCAGAGGGCTTATTGA CCAAAAATGTAAAAGATGTCAACATTAA
- a CDS encoding Rtf2 RING-finger-domain-containing protein, which translates to MGNDGGSIPTRRELVREAARAPSTAQVKEAQRELQEHYWKTCPLSHKPLMRPIVADCVGNMYNKDAILKFLLPGEEIEGISSKADCEEILCGRVKGLRDVVELKFEIDTEQSQHPSTKLDKQEGWICPVTAKQLGPNVKAVYLVPCGHVFSEEAVRQLKGDKCLQCNESYTEENVIPILPTKSEDKQQLMARAQKLAEQGLTHSLKKAPGSKKRKKQANGDSAETEGASRSNTSTPKPSASNGIKHAATAMLTARVLEEENEKKKRRKMMGLNENLDSLFTKDSKDGKMNNADFMTRGFTLPAGSRK; encoded by the exons ATGGGTAATGACGGTGGAAG TATCCCCACCCGCCGCGAGCTCGTCCGCGAGGCTGCGCGCGCCCCCAGCACCGCTCAAGTGAAAGAAGCCCAGCGCGAACTCCAGGAACACTACTGGAAGACATGTCCACTGTCACACAAGCCGCTAATGCGACCGATTGTGGCTGACTGCGTCGGGAACATGTATAACAAAGACGCGATTCTCAAATTCCTCCTTCCCGGCGAAGAAATCGAAGGAATCAGTTCCAAAGCCGACTGCGAAGAGATCCTCTGTGGACGAGTGAAGGGGCTCCGGGACGTGGTCGAGCTGAAATTCGAGATTGACACCGAACAAAGCCAACACCCCTCGACTAAGCTCGACAAGCAAGAAGGTTGGATCTGTCCGGTCACTGCTAAGCAGCTCGGGCCGAATGTCAAGGCCGTCTATCTTGTGCCTTGCGGTCATGTATTCTCCGAAGAGGCGGTGCGCCAGCTGAAAGGCGATAAGTGTCTGCAGTGCAATGAGTCGTATACGGAGGAGAATGTCATTCCTATTTTACCGACGAAAAGCGAGGATAAGCAGCAGCTTATGGCGCGGGCGCAGAAATTGGCTGAGCAGGGGTTGACGCATTCGCTTAAGAAGGCGCCAGGGTCtaagaagcgcaagaagcAGGCTAATGGGGATTCTGCTGAGACCGAGGGTGCGAGCCGCAGCAATACGTCTACCCCTAAGCCTAGTGCGTCAAATGGCATTAAGCATGCGGCGACGGCGATGCTGACTGCTCGGGttctggaggaggagaatgagaagaagaagcgacGGAAGATGATGGGTCTGAATGAGAACCTGGATAGTCTTTTCACGAAGGACTCCAAAGACGGCAAAATGAATAACGCCGATTTTATGACTAGAGGCTTTACTCTTCCTGCGGGCTCTAGGAAGTGA
- a CDS encoding protein kinase C substrate — protein sequence MNIYRWPEALSAFVYDVCSVHPHWRDKKLNAPIMILPQGSLFFVSLAACSTAVVAASNDGSARPRGVGPEFAKFYKDTDTFTCISHPAIKIPFSAVNDDYCDCPDGSDEPGTSACAHLSRNSPLTVADRPGSNDLDLTLSLPGFYCKNKGHKPSYVPFQRVNDGICDYDLCCDGSDEWARVGGTKCEDKCKEIGKEWRKKEEKRQKSMTTALKKKKELLTDAGRQQKEVEENINRLEIQIQGQEIKLKDLEADLEEIEKQERSKVVTGKKAGKVNVLAQVAKGRVEELRTALAEVRKERDETRSRIKELEEILSKFKVEYNPNFNDEGVKRAVRSWEEYAARGTSEGLENAARDRDLDEIVKPDDDKSGVNWEQWENEEDGCEANLVYQLAAYLPPSLVNFIEDKALAIRGFLEQNGILPTKDEGSASESKAVTEARDAVDAVRKSIEDLKNQVKDHKEDLDTDYGVGSIFRALKGVCIQKDAGEYTYEHCFLDQTKQIPKKGGSTARMGNFVRIGSVTIDQLNESGEIVPEERISLEYAKGQTCWNGPARSTSVVLQCGEENEILKIAEDEKCVYSMLVNTPAVCPGGEEDVHAASGRKDEL from the exons ATGAACATTTATCG GTGGCCAGAAGCTCTCTCCGCATTTGTATACGACGTTTGTTCGGTTCACCCGCATTGGCGCGATAAGAAGCTCAATGCTCCCATCATGATACTGCCTCAGGGATCGCTGTTCTTCGTGAGCTTGGCAGCATGCTCGACCGCCGTGGTTGCGGCGAGTAATGACGGCTCCGCACGTCCTCGGGGTGTTGGGCCCGAAT TCGCGAAGTTCTACAAGGACACCGACACATTTACCTGCATTTCGCACCCGGCTATCAAAATCCCCTTTTCCGCCGTTAATGATGACTACTGCGATTGTCCGGATGGTAGTGATGAGCCCGGCACTTCGGCCTGCGCTCATCTGTCCCGTAATTCGCCGTTGACGGTCGCTGATCGTCCTGGGAGTAATGACCTCGATCTGACGCTGTCTCTGCCCGGGTTTTACTGCAAGAATAAGGGCCACAAGCCTTCTTATGTACCCTTCCAGCGGGTCAACGATGGGATCTGTGACTATGATCTATGCTGTGATGGAAGTGACGAGTGGGCTCGCGTCGGAGGCACAAAGTGCGAGGACAAGTGCAAGGAGATTGGCAAGGAGTGgcggaagaaggaggagaagagacaGAAGTCGATGACGActgcgttgaagaagaagaaggagcttctTACTGACGCTGGAAGGCAACAgaaggaggtcgaggagaacATCAACAGACTGGAGATCCAAATCCAGGGCCAGGAGATCAAGCTCAAGGATTTGGAAGCTGAcctggaggagattgagaagcAGGAGCGGAGCAAGGTGGTGACGGGTAAGAAGGCAGGCAAGGTCAATGTGCTTGCTCAGGTGGCCAAGGGCCGGGTTGAAGAGCTCCGAACCGCCTTGGCTGAGGTCCGTAAGGAGAGGGATGAGACTCGCTCCCGCATCAAGGAGCTAGAGGAGATTCTCTCCAAGTTCAAGGTCGAGTATAATCCGAACTTCAACGACGAGGGTGTCAAGCGCGCTGTGCGTAGCTGGGAGGAATATGCTGCCAGAGGTACCTCTGAAGGCCTGGAGAACGCTGCCCGTGATCGTGATCTGGATGAGATTGTTAAGCCTGACGATGACAAGTCTGGTGTCAACTGGGAGCAATgggagaatgaagaggatggaTGTGAAGCTAATCTTG TCTATCAGCTGGCAGCCtatcttcctccctctcttgtAAATTTTATTGAGGACAAGGCTCTTGCCATCCGTGGTTTCCTCGAGCAGAACGGCATCCTACCTACGAAAGACGAGGGCTCCGCCTCCGAGTCCAAGGCAGTGACTGAGGCCCGTGACGCCGTCGATGCAGTCCGCAAGTCCATCGAAGATTTGAAGAACCAGGTAAAGGATCACAAGGAGGACCTTGATACGGACTACGGTGTGGGATCCATCTTCCGTGCTCTTAAAGGTGTCTGTATCCAGAAGGATGCCGGAGAGTATACATACGAACACTGCTTCTTGGATCAGACTAAACAGATCCCGAAGAAGGGTGGATCAACAGCCCGCATGGGCAACTTCGTTCGCATCGGATCTGTCACTATTGATCAGCTCAACGAGTCCGGTGAGATCGTCCCCGAGGAGAGAATATCTCTTGAGTATGCCAAGGGACAGACCTGCTGGAACGGTCCTGCTCGGTCCACGAGTGTCGTCTTGCAGTGTGGTGAGGAGAACGAGATCCTGAAGATTGCAGAAGACGAAAAGTGTGTCTATTCGATGCTCGTCAACACCCCTGCCGTGTGcccaggaggagaggaagacgtCCATGCAGCCTCGGGCCGCAAGGACGAACTGTGA
- a CDS encoding U4/U6 small nuclear ribonucleoprotein PRP4, with amino-acid sequence MLSSKWTSTPREFPTSGFELLDTSSKIEEETLPTYSPEKYYPVQQGEVFNDRYQVLAKLGYGVTSTVWFARDLVDSTYVVLKIYVLGQEREHELNVYKHIDSIETDHPGRKFIRKMLGYFYVQGPSGRHICLVHEPLGMNANELLRHIPGRTMTLESMKPAIRQLLGVLDFLHSVARLIHTDIQLKNLLLPTPSSSALADFEEREIKVPAARKILKDRTVYTTSRFPAGDGLPLLGDFGEARFGDEENIGDIMPDYYRAPEVILKSNWDYKVDIWSVAMIAWDIVSSQTLIRGETRDGIFDDGVHVAELVALLGPPPQEFLQKRELSSVFWDEPGKWKNLVPVPDRTLEKLAVNIQGEDVEGFLRWLRLALQWNPEDRPTALELLMDPWLMKGLNLRKKEPKNSEQKTQV; translated from the exons ATGCTCTCATCGAAATGGACATCTACCCCACGAGAGTTTCCGACTTCGGGGTTCGAGTTACTCGACACATCGTCAAAGATTGAAGAGGAAACATTGCCAACGTATTCTCCCGAAAAATACTATCCGGTCCAACAAGGAGAGGTTTTCAACGACAGGTACCAAGTGCTAGCCAAGTTAGGCTATGGGGTAACCTCGACCGTTTGGTTTGCCCGTGACTTGGT TGACTCTACATATGTCGTACTGAAAATCTACGTGTTGGGTCAAGAAAGGGAGCATGAACTCAATGTTTACAAGCACATTGACTCCATTGAGACGGATCATCCTGGCAGGAAGTTCATTCGAAAAATGCTCGGTTACTTTTACGTGCAGGGCCCCAGCGGCCGTCACATTTGTCTAGTTCACGAACCACTTGGGATGAATGCGAATGAGTTGTTGCGACATATCCCTGGCCGGACAATGACACTCGAAAGCATGAAACCTGCCATCCGCCAACTCCTTGGGGTCTTGGACTTCCTGCATTCTGTGGCTCGCCTTATCCATACCG ACATCCAGTTAAAAAACCTACTTCTTCCCAcgccttcatcatctgcactTGCGGATTTTGAAGAACGTGAAATAAAGGTTCCTGCAGCAAGGAAGATCCTCAAAGACCGGACTGTCTATACAACGTCGCGCTTTCCTGCAGGAGACGGACTCCCATTGCTAGGTGATTTTGGAGAAGCCCGATTTGGCGACGAGGAAAATATTGGAGATATCATGCCAGACTATTACCGTGCCCCTGAAGTTATCTTGAAATCAAACTGGGACTACAAGGTAGACATCTGGAGCGTGGCCATGATC GCCTGGGATATTGTCAGCTCTCAAACCCTCATCAGAGGTGAAACCAGGGACGGCATCTTTGATGACGGAGTCCACGTTGCTGAACTGGTTGCGTTACTCGGCCCTCCGCCACAGGAGTTTCTCCAAAAGAGAGAGCTGAGCTCGGTATTCTGGGATGAGCCTGGTAAATGGAAAAACTTGGTCCCCGTTCCTGACCGAACCCTTGAGAAACTAGCTGTCAACATTCAAGGCGAGGATGTAGAGGGCTTTCTGCGGTGGTTGCGATTAGCCTTACAGTGGAATCCCGAAGATCGCCCAACAGCCCTCGAGCTCCTGATGGACCCATGGCTGATGAAGGGGCTGAAtctgaggaagaaagaacccAAGAACTCCGAGCAAAAGACCCAGGTCTAG
- a CDS encoding Alpha/beta hydrolase fold-1: MPNSNPVIVILHGAWHTPAHYAEFTSALKSKGHEVHIPRLPSMSDTRPPNADLHTDTDFIRSYVKSLVEAGQEVVVFMHSYGGQVGTNALVGLGAETRKQQGQTGGVVLLIYMSGFAVTENTSMMSVVKRFGHEDLIPLAFDIAEDYSTVSRDPKKLIIGPGRSDEETDAYVTAMLRWNGKTMYQDVERCAWREIPVAYIYATEDMNVPFDYQKWFVETMREEGREVETFEVQTGHCPTFTKFEEVVTIVDGVVSKL, translated from the coding sequence ATGCCCAATTCCAACCCTGTCATCGTCATACTCCACGGCGCCTGGCACACCCCAGCCCACTACGCCGAATTCACCTCCGCCCTCAAGTCCAAGGGCCACGAAGTCCATATCCCCCGCCTACCCTCCATGAGCGACACCCGTCCCCCAAACGCAGATCTTCACACAGACACAGATTTCATCCGCAGCTACGTGAAAAGCCTAGTCGAAGCCGGCCAGGAGGTAGTCGTATTCATGCACTCCTACGGCGGTCAAGTAGGCACCAACGCCCTGGTGGGTCTAGGCGCTGAGACCCGGAAGCAACAGGGCCAAACCGGCGGTGTCGTCCTGTTAATCTACATGTCCGGCTTCGCAGTCACGGAGAACACGTCCATGATGAGCGTCGTGAAGCGATTCGGACATGAGGATCTGATTCCGCTTGCGTTTGACATCGCCGAGGATTACAGTACTGTGAGCCGGGACCCGAAGAAACTGATTATTGGGCCTGGCCGGTCCGACGAGGAGACTGATGCTTATGTTACTGCTATGCTGCGGTGGAATGGGAAGACTATGTATCAGGATGTGGAGCGGTGTGCTTGGAGGGAGATTCCGGTGGCGTATATCTATGCTACCGAGGATATGAATGTGCCGTTTGATTATCAGAAGTGGTTTGTGGAGACGATGCGGGAGGAGGGTAGAGAGGTTGAGACTTTTGAGGTTCAGACTGGGCATTGTCCTACTTTTACCAAGTTTGAGGAGGTGGTGACGATTGTGGATGGTGTTGTCAGTAAGCTTTGA